From the genome of Pseudomonas mohnii:
GTGGCAATCGATTCAAGCAGACGCTGGCGTTCGCCGGTATTGTCACTTGTGCCGAGAATGCTGGCGCAGAGCACGGCGGTGTCGACCACCGGCTCGAGCAGCAGGCCATGTCCCAGGGGTTCCATCAACTGCGTCAGCTCGAAACTGCTGGCGCCCACGCCACCGTCTGCTTCGGCGATGTCCAGCGCCAGCCAGCCCATGTCGGCGAATTGCTGCCAGTGTTTGCGTGAGAAATGGGCACCGCTGGTAACGGTGTGGCGACGCTCTTCGAATACATAGCGTTCGCGCATGTAGCGCTCGGCACTTTCGGCCAACAGCTTGTGTTCATCAGTGAGTTCGAAATTCATGGTCAAAACCCGAAAGCCAGTTTGGCAATGATGTTCTTTTGTACTTCCATGGCGCCGCCAAAAATGGTGCAGGCGCGCAAGTACATGAGGTCTGCGGTGACGCCGGGAACATGGCCTGGCCACAGCGGATCGCCCGTCGGGTCGGCAAACGCCTCGTCGCGGCTGTAGACCCGCAGACTGCGCTGTCCCAACGCGTCGCTCATCAGCTCGGTGAGTTTCTGTTGCAGGGATGAACCGCGCACTTTCAGTACCGACGCGCAGGCAACAATGGGGTGGTGGCTGGGGGCCTCATGCAGCACGCGCAGCACTGACCATTCCAGCGCTTCAACCTCCAGGCGTACGCCGGTGAAACGCCGCACGAATTCGGGATCTTGAAGCAGCGGCAAGCCATTCTTGTGCTCTGCGCCGGCAATCAGGCGGATGCGCTCAAGGTCAGCGCGGGCCTTATAGATGTCGGCGCTGGAGGTGCGCTCGTTGGACAGCAGGAACTTGGCCTGGGACCAAGCCTGATTGACTTCACCGATAATGTTTTCCCGCGGGACCCGGACGTTGTCGAGGAACACCTCGCAGGTTGAACCTTCACCGTTGATCATCGGGATCTGCCGCACGGTGACGCCAGGTGACTTCATGTCGATGATCATCATCGAGATGCCTTTTTGCGGGCGGTCACTGTTTTCCGTGCGCACCAGGAAGAAGCCTTGCTCGCAGTACTGACCTTCAGTGGTCCAGAGTTTCTGGCCGTTGACCACGTAGTGGTCGCCGTCGAGCACGCCCTTGGTCTTGAGTGCGGCGAGGTCGGACCCGGCACCGGGCTCGGAGAAGCCCTGCGCCCACATTTCATCACCATTGAGGATCGGTGGCAGGTAGCGTGCTTTTTGTTGCTCGCTGCCGTAGGTGTAGAGCACCGGGGCAAGCAGGCGCAGGCCTTGCCAGCGCAGCTCCGGGGCGCCGGCCAGTTTGCATTCGTACTCGAAGATGTGCGTCTGCAGATGGCTCCAGCCGGTGCCGCCGTATTCGACTGGCCAGTGTGGTGCGGCCCAGCCTTGCTCGTTGAGCACACGGTTCCACCAGCGCCGGTCATCTTCATTCGGCGGATGCATGCCGGTGCGGCTGCGGCGAATCACATCATCGGTCAGTTTGTCCTTGAGAAAAGCCCGGACCGACTCGCGAAAGGCCAGGTCCTCGGGGGAGAGCGTCAGTTGCATGATGGTTTCCTTGGGCAAGATCCGGTTCGGTTGAGCATCAGCACGCCAGCGGACGCAGCGGCGCATCGCTGGCGCACAGCCCGAGTACGGTCTGATAGGCATCGTGGACGGCATCGCCGATGCGTCCGCCCTTGCGCGCATCGCCGATGGTCGCGACGGCAAGACCCGCCTCGAGCAAGTGATTGAGCAAGGTGTCATCGGGTCTGCGTCCCTGGGCGATCAGTACGCCGAGGGTCTGCAATTCACTGTGTTCACCGTCGTTGTGTTGCAATTGCACGCGGCCGTCTTCGGCAATGGCGACGATGCTGCTGTTATCGATGATGCGGATACGGGGGTTGCTGGCCAGACGCGTATTGAGCACGCCGCGATAGATCACCTCGGCCGAACGCGCGAGTTGTTTGGCCGGCGAACGGCTGACCAGTACCACGGCATAGCCTTTTTCACTCAGGAGCTCGGCGGTTTCGCAGCCCGTCTCGCCGCCGCCATAAACCAGCAATGGCAAGGTGTCGTCGACAGCGGGGAAGTTTTGCGTATGCCCCATCAGCAACTCATAGGCGTCGCGTACATGGCTTGAGTCGATGCCCTTGATCGGCAGGCGCAGGGCTCTGCCGCCGATTGCCAGCAACACGATGGCTGGTGCGCCCGGTCCGGACAGGGCGCTGGCATCGACATGACTGTTGAGGTGGACCTTTACGGCGCTTTTATCGAGCTGGCGAATCAGGTAATTCAAGTACCAGGTCAGCTTGTCCTTGAACGGCGGTGCGGCCGAGGCGATCAGGCCGCCGCCGAGTTCGTCACGGCTCTCATGGAGCTCGGTGGCGAAACCGGCTTGCTGCAGCATCAATGCCGCGGCCATGCCGCCAGGGCCACCGCCGACGACAACTGCGCGTTGGCCGCGAAGGTTGCCAGCGTCAGGCAAACGGTCGAGTTCATGACCGCTGCGGGGGTTCTCGGCACAGCCGATGGTGCCGTGGGCGCCGGAACTGATGGCGACGCAATAGTTACAGGAGGTGCAGGGGCGTATATCCAATGCAGCATCACGCCGTGCTTTATTGGCCCACTCGGGATCGGCCAGCAGCGGGCGACCCAGGGCGATCATGTCGGCATCACCGTCACGTATGGCGTTTTCCGCCGTTTGCGGCCAGCGAATCTGCCCGACGCTGATGACCGGTACATTGACCGCTTCGCGGATGCGCCGCGAATAGGGCAGGCGCCAGCCTTCGGGGGTCGACATGGGCTCGATGACCTTGTCAAAACTCGTCCAGCCCAATCCCATGGACACATGCAGCGCGTCGACACCGGCAGCCACCAGTTTCGGCGCGATACGCACCATGTCGTCGATATCGAGACCCTTGGGGGTGAACTCGTCTGCCGAGAGCCGATAAATCAACGGGCGGTCGCCGATGCTCTGGCGTACTCGTTCGATAACCCGGCGTGGAAAGTTCAAGCGACGCTCTTCATCGCCACCCCAGGCGTCATCGCGGTGGTTGCTGTAAGGCGAGAGGAACGACGTCAGCAAATAGCCATGGGCGCCGTGCAGTTCAAAGGCTTGATAGCCGGCCAGTACGCCCAGCTCCGCACTTCGCCCGAAGCATTCGATCAGGTGTTCGATTTGAGCTTCGGTCATGCCGCGGGCGACCAGGCGTGAAGGGTCGGAACGCGAGGAGATATCGCTGGGTGCCCAAGGCATGCCATCGGTCACCAGCTCGCGTTTGGCACCCTGGCCGCCATGCTGCAATTGCAGGCACGCCACTGAACCGGCGCCGGTGATGGCTTCCACCAGGCGCTGATGCCCGGCTACAAACGCCGGTGTTTCCAGCGTCAGCTGACGGTGCTCGGAGCGACCACTGGCAGCATCCACACAGCAGAACTC
Proteins encoded in this window:
- a CDS encoding FAD-dependent oxidoreductase produces the protein MSTAPYPHLFEPIRLRNLDIPNRTVMAPMSTNLAGHDGQVTPQQIAFYRERAEGGTGMIVVEFCCVDAASGRSEHRQLTLETPAFVAGHQRLVEAITGAGSVACLQLQHGGQGAKRELVTDGMPWAPSDISSRSDPSRLVARGMTEAQIEHLIECFGRSAELGVLAGYQAFELHGAHGYLLTSFLSPYSNHRDDAWGGDEERRLNFPRRVIERVRQSIGDRPLIYRLSADEFTPKGLDIDDMVRIAPKLVAAGVDALHVSMGLGWTSFDKVIEPMSTPEGWRLPYSRRIREAVNVPVISVGQIRWPQTAENAIRDGDADMIALGRPLLADPEWANKARRDAALDIRPCTSCNYCVAISSGAHGTIGCAENPRSGHELDRLPDAGNLRGQRAVVVGGGPGGMAAALMLQQAGFATELHESRDELGGGLIASAAPPFKDKLTWYLNYLIRQLDKSAVKVHLNSHVDASALSGPGAPAIVLLAIGGRALRLPIKGIDSSHVRDAYELLMGHTQNFPAVDDTLPLLVYGGGETGCETAELLSEKGYAVVLVSRSPAKQLARSAEVIYRGVLNTRLASNPRIRIIDNSSIVAIAEDGRVQLQHNDGEHSELQTLGVLIAQGRRPDDTLLNHLLEAGLAVATIGDARKGGRIGDAVHDAYQTVLGLCASDAPLRPLAC
- a CDS encoding acyl-CoA dehydrogenase family protein, yielding MQLTLSPEDLAFRESVRAFLKDKLTDDVIRRSRTGMHPPNEDDRRWWNRVLNEQGWAAPHWPVEYGGTGWSHLQTHIFEYECKLAGAPELRWQGLRLLAPVLYTYGSEQQKARYLPPILNGDEMWAQGFSEPGAGSDLAALKTKGVLDGDHYVVNGQKLWTTEGQYCEQGFFLVRTENSDRPQKGISMMIIDMKSPGVTVRQIPMINGEGSTCEVFLDNVRVPRENIIGEVNQAWSQAKFLLSNERTSSADIYKARADLERIRLIAGAEHKNGLPLLQDPEFVRRFTGVRLEVEALEWSVLRVLHEAPSHHPIVACASVLKVRGSSLQQKLTELMSDALGQRSLRVYSRDEAFADPTGDPLWPGHVPGVTADLMYLRACTIFGGAMEVQKNIIAKLAFGF